One genomic region from Sulfurihydrogenibium sp. encodes:
- a CDS encoding ATP-binding cassette domain-containing protein, whose protein sequence is MIEVNIEKTLIGSQGRFLLKVNFTMKKHEFLSIFGKSGSGKTTLLRMIAGLEKPDKGLIKVDDTIYFDSEKKINLPPQKRKVGVVFQNYALFPNMTVYGNLAFAMEKEDKQKILEMLEKIELLELKDRYPSTLSSGQQQRVALARALIRDPEILLLDEPLSALDYEIRLKLQDEIKKIHKDYKLSTILISHDKPEVFKLADRVILLENGKVIKQGTPRDVFIEKEISGKFSFFGVVIDIKLSDLAKILTVDINGNLVEVVYTNKEDISIGDEVLISAKAFSPIVKKIRK, encoded by the coding sequence ATGATTGAAGTAAACATAGAAAAAACCTTGATTGGCTCGCAAGGAAGGTTTTTATTAAAAGTAAATTTTACAATGAAAAAGCATGAATTTTTATCAATATTTGGAAAGTCCGGCTCAGGAAAAACTACACTTTTAAGAATGATAGCAGGCTTAGAAAAACCAGACAAAGGCTTAATCAAAGTTGATGACACTATCTATTTTGACAGTGAGAAAAAAATAAATCTACCACCACAAAAAAGAAAGGTTGGAGTTGTATTTCAAAATTACGCACTTTTTCCAAACATGACAGTTTATGGAAACCTTGCCTTTGCAATGGAAAAAGAAGATAAACAAAAAATATTAGAAATGCTTGAAAAGATTGAATTATTAGAGCTCAAAGACAGATATCCATCTACACTATCCAGCGGACAACAGCAGAGAGTAGCCTTAGCAAGGGCGTTAATCAGAGACCCGGAAATATTGTTGTTAGATGAGCCACTTTCAGCATTAGACTATGAAATCAGATTAAAACTTCAAGATGAAATCAAAAAAATCCATAAAGATTACAAGCTTTCAACAATACTTATTTCTCATGATAAACCAGAAGTGTTTAAATTAGCAGATAGAGTAATTTTATTAGAAAATGGAAAAGTTATAAAACAAGGAACACCAAGAGATGTTTTTATAGAAAAAGAGATATCCGGAAAATTTTCTTTTTTTGGGGTTGTGATAGATATAAAACTTAGCGATTTAGCGAAAATATTGACTGTTGATATTAACGGAAATTTGGTTGAAGTTGTATATACGAATA